The following are encoded in a window of Sesamum indicum cultivar Zhongzhi No. 13 unplaced genomic scaffold, S_indicum_v1.0 scaffold00244, whole genome shotgun sequence genomic DNA:
- the LOC105179942 gene encoding uncharacterized protein LOC105179942 encodes MKTAINPPRIPPPNPKTFFTERIHIIPSIKLTTVAPFATSRRAVAVNCSKNGSPGSGNAGSLKDLLSGMVDERVEELLNKEENRDLLAGLEEASRRVEMAKRELAEIEKQEIEAKLMRDYINQLESRASEIAECQKEISEARAMVDKAEQSLTDGGRDASTKTRNEMISKDQERLESVKAASISAVIGTLAELPISLTHVTSNSELILPLAITFVSCALFGVTFRYAIRRDLDNFQLKSGTAAAFGFVKGLGMLGVGPPFELDVNSILSHAFAGAVYVSESLLVFLFAGVALDFFIKLRILSPFPIDPSVPRT; translated from the exons ATGAAAACCGCAATAAACCCTCCACGAATCCCACCACCAAACCCCAAAACTTTCTTCACAGAAAGAATTCACATAATCCCGTCAATCAAACTCACGACTGTAGCTCCATTTGCAACTTCAAGAAGAGCTGTGGCAGTCAATTGCAGCAAAAATGGCAGCCCTGGAAGTGGGAATGCGGGCAGTTTGAAAGACTTGCTGTCGGGTATGGTGGACGAGAGAGTCGAGGAACTCTTGAACAAAGAAGAGAACCGGGATTTGTTAGCCGGGCTGGAGGAAGCCTCAAGGAGAGTTGAAATGGCGAAGAGAGAGCTTGCTGAGATTGAGAAGCAAGAGATTGAGGCCAAGCTTATGAGGGATTATATTAATCAGCTCGAATCAAGAGCCTCTGAG ATTGCAGAATGCCAGAAAGAAATATCAGAAGCAAGAGCAATGGTGGACAAAGCAGAGCAATCATTGACAGACGGAGGCAGAGATGCCTCaaccaaaacaagaaatgaaatgataaGCAAAGATCAGGAGAGGTTGGAGTCTGTTAAAGCTGCTTCGATTTCTGCTGTCATTGGAACTCTTGCGGAACTTCCCATTTCCTTAACGCATGTGACTAGCAATTCCGAGCTGATACTTCCTCTGGCAATCACCTTTGTTAGTTGTGCATTGTTTGGAGTAACTTTTCGCTATGCAATAAGAAGAGACTTGGACAATTTTCAGCTAAAATCAGGAACAGCTGCAGCTTTTGGTTTCGTAAAAG GTCTAGGTATGTTGGGAGTCGGACCGCCATTTGAATTAGACGTAAACAGCATTCTATCGCATGCTTTTGCTGGTGCAGTTTATGTTTCTGAAAGTCTTTTGGTCTTTCTATTTGCTGGAGTTGCTTTGGATTTCTTCATCAAGTTGAGGATCCTAAGTCCATTTCCAATTGATCCATCGGTTCCAAGGACATAA